CCGGTCATTCGTGGTCAATCTCATTATTGTTCCTGCTGCTGTGGGACAGCCCCTGTGGGACAGCCCCTGTGGGACAGCCCCTGTGGCGCAGTCTCCGGTCGGCCATCGGCGCGGTTTTCGTCCCCGATCTGGAAACAAATCAGAATACTATTTAATAGTTACGGCTGCTCTAGGTATTGATTATAAGCGCGCTTAATCCGCCGTTTTAAAAATGGGCAACTGGTCTCTTGTTGGGCTTGCAGTAAAATGCGCCACTTCTGTTCAGGGTTTTCCTCAATACGACGGTGTAATTCTAATAGGAATCGATCAAAGTCTTGCATGGTTTCCATAAGAACGGGGTTTTAAGAGTTAGAGTGGAGGATTTTATAAGCTTCGTGAACAGTCAGTGCCCCACGGATGAGGCTTCGGAGGGCGTACACATCGTTGCGGTTTAGGCAAAGGCCTACGTAGGAACTAGAGCCCCGGATAATGGCGTGGGGCTGATCTTTAAAGTCGTAGCAAAAATTATCGGGGGTCAGTGCATTTAGCGTCTCTACAAACTGATCTAGTTCGTGGCGATAAAAAGACACGCAAGCACTTCGGTACACTAGCGAGTAGCTTTCGCAGCCCGGACACCAGCTCATCTGTCCGTCATCGGTTTCGTTTAAGTTAATGGGAGATTGAGTTTTACACATGCGGTTATAGTTTTACAGTTGATTAATTGGTAGATGAATTAGGAAGGTTGATAATCTGACCTACTTCTAGCATTGTTTGCGTGTTGACCATCACTTGATTGATTTGGCAGAGTTCGCAGTAGCTGAAGGTAAACACCATGTTCCTGACCGATGTAGAAATGATAAACTCCCGATAATAAGGGTCTCGTACAATCTGAATTTGCTCAAGCGTTTCTGCTACCTGCTTCTGTAGTCGGGCAAACTCGGTAGGGTTTAGTTGCAGGCTTACGTTGCCGAAGCTCAGCTGTAGTATTTCTGCTTGTTTACGATAGCTCGATGCTCGGTGGTCTGACACCCGGTAAGCTACGTAGGCAAATTCGTTTTCTTCCAAGAGTTCAAAGGGACTTTTATTCATAATTTTAGGTGTTAGGCTAGTTTTTTCTGAACAACTTTTTTTATCCGGTACTCAAATAGATACCAGGCTGCGCCAATAAAAAGTAACCATCCGGCGGTAATCAGCAGCAAAGCAGATAAAGAAGCTTGGTAGCGGGTAACAAGCGTACCGTACATGAAAACCATCATCACTCCGTACACAGTCCAATTGGCGTACTGCCACGGGCCCAGCCGCTG
This region of Tunicatimonas pelagia genomic DNA includes:
- a CDS encoding DUF6686 family protein produces the protein MCKTQSPINLNETDDGQMSWCPGCESYSLVYRSACVSFYRHELDQFVETLNALTPDNFCYDFKDQPHAIIRGSSSYVGLCLNRNDVYALRSLIRGALTVHEAYKILHSNS
- a CDS encoding DUF6686 family protein, whose protein sequence is MNKSPFELLEENEFAYVAYRVSDHRASSYRKQAEILQLSFGNVSLQLNPTEFARLQKQVAETLEQIQIVRDPYYREFIISTSVRNMVFTFSYCELCQINQVMVNTQTMLEVGQIINLPNSSTN